One genomic window of Motacilla alba alba isolate MOTALB_02 chromosome 1, Motacilla_alba_V1.0_pri, whole genome shotgun sequence includes the following:
- the PROSER1 gene encoding proline and serine-rich protein 1 isoform X1, translating to MDKKSFETVLDEIRKAVLTEYKLKAIEYVHGYFSSEQVVELLRYFSWAEPQLKAIKALQHKIVAVPAAKMVNILNCFTFSKDKLIALEILASNIVDAQNYRLIEDLFRINMSEKKRCRRILEQASKTGCKAPHAMISSCGMIPGNPYPKGKPSRINGIFPGTPIKKDTEECTNEGKGIAARILGPSKPAPSTYNPHKPVPYPIPPCRPHATIAPSAYNNAGLVPMANVIAPGLPAPPPYTANQVVSENEDLSSQAKPSQNQAFSAQANQLFTPHGSNPSTPAATPVPTPSPVKAISHPLAPATPLISGMNMSTPVLPVFPGQVSSSSHTSQPSTPTPTVIKSLSLPGVPVTSVHSATSTPIPSVFSGLASIPAAMPTPQGSSTPCATPAPSEAFASAATPFAGLPFSATSSVASANNPAPLSSVFAGLPLSLPPNAQGISSPVPSTIANSPATTIPGSLSLPNPILSVLKGFLTSNDTSLINSSALPSAVTSELASLSALANQSSDPPTSSVNKCYTPSATPNTQRSSTPGLAIFPGLPSPSVANSSSTPPTLPAPSPLTTSPSIMPVNCGSSASLLHGTSPTNPDQQLSSAPAATSIPVLVKTEPMSPTLSAFKGPSHSASPSHGTLGLSGLGRAYTSAASVPVSLPSSLNPALSGLSSLSAPLNNSSSLASISLAPHGSSAPIAPVFNGLPPFTSLTSNFAFTGNPALTPPVTLPGSLLAAPATSASAVSAPHVSSTAAVLSGLAASATVSAPPFSLNLSSAVPSLFSVAQGPLGSSNPSFPGFPVSNTPSVTPALPSFPGLQASSAVAAVAPLPAAATAPSPAPVLPGFASAFSSNFNSALVAQAGLTSGLQTPGNAVFPGLLSLPGIPGFPQSAAQSSLQELQHSAAAQSALLQAHSASALENYTAQPEGFANYPSTPGTPFSLQTSLPQSGWQ from the exons ATGGATAAGAAATCGTTCGAAACCGTGCTGGATGAAATTAGGAAG GCTGTATTGACTGAGTACAAATTAAAAGCTATTGAATATGTTCATGGATACTTTTCCAGTGAACAG GTTGTTGAATTACTGAGATACTTCTCctgggcagagccacagcttAAGGCAATAAAGGCTTTACAACAT AAAATAGTGGCAGTTCCAGCAGCAAAAATGGTTAATATTCTCAACTGCTTCACCTTCAGTAAAGATAAACTTATTGCCCTTGAAATCTTAGCTTC CAACATTGTTGATGCTCAGAATTATCGCCTGATTGAAGATCTATTCAGAATTAATatgtcagagaagaaaagatgcAGACGAATTCTTGAACAG GCTTCAAAAACAGGTTGTAAGGCTCCTCATGCTATGATATCATCCTGTGGCATGATTCCTGGCAATCCTTATCCCAAGGGCAAACCAAGCCGCATAAATGGAATTTTTCCA GGAACCCCTATCAAAAAGGACACAGAAGAATGTACTAATGAAGGAAAGGGAATAGCAGCCCGTATACTTGGACCATCCAAACCA GCTCCATCGACGTACAATCCACACAAACCAGTTCCATACCCCATCCCACCATGTCGGCCACATGCAACTATTGCACCAA GTGCTTACAACAATGCTGGCTTAGTTCCAATGGCCAATGTCATAGCTCCAGGCTTACCAGCTCCTCCACCATACACTGCTAATCAAGTGGTATCAG AAAATGAGGACCTTTCCAGCCAGGCAAAACCTTCCCAAAATCAAG ctTTTTCTGCACAAGCGAATCAGCTCTTTACTCCTCATGGTTCTAATCCTTCAACACCTGCTGCTACTCCAGTCCCTACCCCATCACCTGTCAAGGCAATAAGCCATCCATTAGCACCTGCAACTCCACTCATCTCTGGGATGAACATGTCTACCCCTGTCCTTCCTGTTTTCCCAGGACAGGTCTCCTCTTCCAGCCATACATCTCAGCCATCCACCCCAACCCCTACTGTCATCAAATCCCTTTCATTGCCTGGTGTTCCTGTCACATCTGTTCACAGTGCAACCTCTACTCCTATCCCCTCAGTTTTTTCTGGGCTAGCTTCTATCCCTGCTGCTATGCCTACTCCACAAGGTTCTTCCACTCCATGTGCCACACCTGCACCCAGTGAAGCTTTTGCATCTGCTGCTACACCATTTGCTGGCCTCCCTTTCTCTGCAACCTCTTCAGTTGCTTCTGCTAATAATCCTGCTCCATTGTCATCAGTCTTTGCTGGCCTCCCTTTGTCCTTGCCACCCAATGCCCAAGGGATTTCTAGTCCTGTTCCATCTACAATTGCTAATTCTCCTGCCACCACCATTCCTGGCTCGCTCAGCTTGCCTAACCCAATTTTGTCTGTCTTAAAGGGATTTCTGACATCAAATGACACTTCATTAATCAATTCATCTGCTTTACCTTCTGCTGTGACAAGTGAGCTTGCTTCTTTATCTGCTCTTGCTAATCAAAGCTCTGATCCTCCCACTTCCTCTGTCAACAAATGTTATACTCCATCAGCCACCCCCAACACGCAGCGTTCCTCCACACCTGGGCTGGCTATTTTTCCAGGTCTTCCATCCCCATCTGTAGCCAATTCTAGTTCCACTCCTCCCACATTGCCTGCACCATCACCTTTAACCACTTCGCCATCGATTATGCCAGTCAACTGTGGCTCATCAGCCTCCCTCTTGCATGGCACAAGTCCTACTAATCCCGACCAGCAGCTCTCatcagccccagctgccacaAGTATCCCAGTTCTGGTCAAAACAGAACCCATGAGTCCTACCCTGTCGGCCTTCAAAGGTCCTTCTCATTCAGCCAGCCCTTCTCATGGCACTCTAGGACTGTCAGGGCTCGGGCGTGCGTACACCTCAGCAGCTTCAGTGCCCGTCAGCTTGCCCAGTTCCCTGAACCCAGCGCTGTCAGGGCTCTCCTCTTTGAGTGCTCCTCTGAACAACTCCAGTTCTCTGGCTTCCATTTCCCTCGCCCCACAtggctcctctgctcccatTGCCCCCGTGTTCAATGGACTTCCTCCTTTCACGTCTCTAACCAGTAACTTTGCTTTTACTGGTAACCCAGCGCTGACCCCGCCCGTCACTCTCCCAGGGTCTCTGCTGGCCGCTCCGGCTACAAGCGCTTCAGCCGTGTCTGCCCCCCATGTGAGCTCCACCGCCGCCGTGCTGTCAGGACTCGCCGCCTCCGCAACAGTCTCTGCTCCACCCTTCTCGCTTAACTTGTCCAGTGCTgtcccttcccttttttctgttGCCCAGGGACCTCTGGGATCATCAAACCCATCCTTCCCTGGTTTTCCTGTCTCTAACACACCCTCTGTCACTCCTGctctcccttctttccctggCCTCCAGGCATCTTCTGCAGTAGCAGCAGTTGCACCgttgccagcagctgccacagccccatcTCCAGCTCCGGTCCTGCCAGGGTTTGCCTCGGCCTTTAGCTCAAACTTCAACTCTGCACTTGTGGCACAGGCTGG CTTGACTTCTGGACTACAGACTCcaggaaatgcagtttttcctgGTCTTTTATCTCTCCCTGGTATCCCTGGCTTTCCCCAAAGTGCTGCACAATCTTCCTTACAGGAATTGCagcacagtgcagctgcacagtCAGCACTACTACAG GCGcattctgcttctgctctggagaACTATACAGCTCAGCCTGAAGGTTTTGCTAACTATCCATCAACACCAGGAACACCATTTTCATTGCAGACAAGTCTGCCCCAGAGTGGATGGCAGTAA
- the PROSER1 gene encoding proline and serine-rich protein 1 isoform X2, with the protein MDKKSFETVLDEIRKAVLTEYKLKAIEYVHGYFSSEQVVELLRYFSWAEPQLKAIKALQHKIVAVPAAKMVNILNCFTFSKDKLIALEILASNIVDAQNYRLIEDLFRINMSEKKRCRRILEQASKTGCKAPHAMISSCGMIPGNPYPKGKPSRINGIFPGTPIKKDTEECTNEGKGIAARILGPSKPAPSTYNPHKPVPYPIPPCRPHATIAPSAYNNAGLVPMANVIAPGLPAPPPYTANQVVSENEDLSSQAKPSQNQAFSAQANQLFTPHGSNPSTPAATPVPTPSPVKAISHPLAPATPLISGMNMSTPVLPVFPGQVSSSSHTSQPSTPTPTVIKSLSLPGVPVTSVHSATSTPIPSVFSGLASIPAAMPTPQGSSTPCATPAPSEAFASAATPFAGLPFSATSSVASANNPAPLSSVFAGLPLSLPPNAQGISSPVPSTIANSPATTIPGSLSLPNPILSVLKGFLTSNDTSLINSSALPSAVTSELASLSALANQSSDPPTSSVNKCYTPSATPNTQRSSTPGLAIFPGLPSPSVANSSSTPPTLPAPSPLTTSPSIMPVNCGSSASLLHGTSPTNPDQQLSSAPAATSIPVLVKTEPMSPTLSAFKGPSHSASPSHGTLGLSGLGRAYTSAASVPVSLPSSLNPALSGLSSLSAPLNNSSSLASISLAPHGSSAPIAPVFNGLPPFTSLTSNFAFTGNPALTPPVTLPGSLLAAPATSASAVSAPHVSSTAAVLSGLAASATVSAPPFSLNLSSAVPSLFSVAQGPLGSSNPSFPGFPVSNTPSVTPALPSFPGLQASSAVAAVAPLPAAATAPSPAPVLPGFASAFSSNFNSALVAQAGLTSGLQTPGNAVFPGLLSLPGIPGFPQSAAQSSLQELQHSAAAQSALLQE; encoded by the exons ATGGATAAGAAATCGTTCGAAACCGTGCTGGATGAAATTAGGAAG GCTGTATTGACTGAGTACAAATTAAAAGCTATTGAATATGTTCATGGATACTTTTCCAGTGAACAG GTTGTTGAATTACTGAGATACTTCTCctgggcagagccacagcttAAGGCAATAAAGGCTTTACAACAT AAAATAGTGGCAGTTCCAGCAGCAAAAATGGTTAATATTCTCAACTGCTTCACCTTCAGTAAAGATAAACTTATTGCCCTTGAAATCTTAGCTTC CAACATTGTTGATGCTCAGAATTATCGCCTGATTGAAGATCTATTCAGAATTAATatgtcagagaagaaaagatgcAGACGAATTCTTGAACAG GCTTCAAAAACAGGTTGTAAGGCTCCTCATGCTATGATATCATCCTGTGGCATGATTCCTGGCAATCCTTATCCCAAGGGCAAACCAAGCCGCATAAATGGAATTTTTCCA GGAACCCCTATCAAAAAGGACACAGAAGAATGTACTAATGAAGGAAAGGGAATAGCAGCCCGTATACTTGGACCATCCAAACCA GCTCCATCGACGTACAATCCACACAAACCAGTTCCATACCCCATCCCACCATGTCGGCCACATGCAACTATTGCACCAA GTGCTTACAACAATGCTGGCTTAGTTCCAATGGCCAATGTCATAGCTCCAGGCTTACCAGCTCCTCCACCATACACTGCTAATCAAGTGGTATCAG AAAATGAGGACCTTTCCAGCCAGGCAAAACCTTCCCAAAATCAAG ctTTTTCTGCACAAGCGAATCAGCTCTTTACTCCTCATGGTTCTAATCCTTCAACACCTGCTGCTACTCCAGTCCCTACCCCATCACCTGTCAAGGCAATAAGCCATCCATTAGCACCTGCAACTCCACTCATCTCTGGGATGAACATGTCTACCCCTGTCCTTCCTGTTTTCCCAGGACAGGTCTCCTCTTCCAGCCATACATCTCAGCCATCCACCCCAACCCCTACTGTCATCAAATCCCTTTCATTGCCTGGTGTTCCTGTCACATCTGTTCACAGTGCAACCTCTACTCCTATCCCCTCAGTTTTTTCTGGGCTAGCTTCTATCCCTGCTGCTATGCCTACTCCACAAGGTTCTTCCACTCCATGTGCCACACCTGCACCCAGTGAAGCTTTTGCATCTGCTGCTACACCATTTGCTGGCCTCCCTTTCTCTGCAACCTCTTCAGTTGCTTCTGCTAATAATCCTGCTCCATTGTCATCAGTCTTTGCTGGCCTCCCTTTGTCCTTGCCACCCAATGCCCAAGGGATTTCTAGTCCTGTTCCATCTACAATTGCTAATTCTCCTGCCACCACCATTCCTGGCTCGCTCAGCTTGCCTAACCCAATTTTGTCTGTCTTAAAGGGATTTCTGACATCAAATGACACTTCATTAATCAATTCATCTGCTTTACCTTCTGCTGTGACAAGTGAGCTTGCTTCTTTATCTGCTCTTGCTAATCAAAGCTCTGATCCTCCCACTTCCTCTGTCAACAAATGTTATACTCCATCAGCCACCCCCAACACGCAGCGTTCCTCCACACCTGGGCTGGCTATTTTTCCAGGTCTTCCATCCCCATCTGTAGCCAATTCTAGTTCCACTCCTCCCACATTGCCTGCACCATCACCTTTAACCACTTCGCCATCGATTATGCCAGTCAACTGTGGCTCATCAGCCTCCCTCTTGCATGGCACAAGTCCTACTAATCCCGACCAGCAGCTCTCatcagccccagctgccacaAGTATCCCAGTTCTGGTCAAAACAGAACCCATGAGTCCTACCCTGTCGGCCTTCAAAGGTCCTTCTCATTCAGCCAGCCCTTCTCATGGCACTCTAGGACTGTCAGGGCTCGGGCGTGCGTACACCTCAGCAGCTTCAGTGCCCGTCAGCTTGCCCAGTTCCCTGAACCCAGCGCTGTCAGGGCTCTCCTCTTTGAGTGCTCCTCTGAACAACTCCAGTTCTCTGGCTTCCATTTCCCTCGCCCCACAtggctcctctgctcccatTGCCCCCGTGTTCAATGGACTTCCTCCTTTCACGTCTCTAACCAGTAACTTTGCTTTTACTGGTAACCCAGCGCTGACCCCGCCCGTCACTCTCCCAGGGTCTCTGCTGGCCGCTCCGGCTACAAGCGCTTCAGCCGTGTCTGCCCCCCATGTGAGCTCCACCGCCGCCGTGCTGTCAGGACTCGCCGCCTCCGCAACAGTCTCTGCTCCACCCTTCTCGCTTAACTTGTCCAGTGCTgtcccttcccttttttctgttGCCCAGGGACCTCTGGGATCATCAAACCCATCCTTCCCTGGTTTTCCTGTCTCTAACACACCCTCTGTCACTCCTGctctcccttctttccctggCCTCCAGGCATCTTCTGCAGTAGCAGCAGTTGCACCgttgccagcagctgccacagccccatcTCCAGCTCCGGTCCTGCCAGGGTTTGCCTCGGCCTTTAGCTCAAACTTCAACTCTGCACTTGTGGCACAGGCTGG CTTGACTTCTGGACTACAGACTCcaggaaatgcagtttttcctgGTCTTTTATCTCTCCCTGGTATCCCTGGCTTTCCCCAAAGTGCTGCACAATCTTCCTTACAGGAATTGCagcacagtgcagctgcacagtCAGCACTACTACAG
- the NHLRC3 gene encoding NHL repeat-containing protein 3 — MAGTLLALLALLGGSQVRGGRLGLRAGAFGWSGQRGGRGGAAVLKAEYFSPWKGEQQMYKLDIGWPKTPEHFTGQTFCVAVDSLHGLVYVGQRGDNVPKVLVFSEEGYFLHSWNDTVEMPHGIFVWNTETGSSVWITDVGTGKYGHTVKQYSPLGKLMQVLGTPGNAGSSLIPLQFDQPADIFVDETGEIYVVDGDGGMNNRLLKLSDDYKEIWLTGTNGSGIGQFKIPHSVTVDAYGRVWVADRDNKRIQVFDKVTGEWLGSWNGCFSEDGPYSVRFTADYKYLIVAQMNINRLAILAAPPVGSIGDCAIVHSVQLADETKPHLVDVDMRSGAVYVAEIGAQQVQKYVPLS, encoded by the exons aTGGCCGGGACGCTGCTAgcgctgctggccctgctcggCGGCTCCCAGGTGCGCGGCGGCCGCTTGGGGCTTCGTGCCGGGGCCTTCGGTTGGAGCGGACAGCGGGGAGGGCGCGGcggggctgct GTTTTAAAAGCAGAGTACTTCTCTCCTTGGAAGGGAGAGCAACAGATGTACAAGCTGGACATAGGCTGGCCTAAAACTCCAGAACACTTCACTGGCCAAACATTTTGTGTTGCTGTTGACTCTCTCCATGGTTTGGTCTATGTAGGACAA CGGGGAGACAATGTGCCAAAGGTACTTGTATTCTCGGAAGAAGGCTATTTTCTTCACTCCTGGAATGATACAGTCGAAATGCCTCATGGTATCTTTGTATGGAACACTGAAACAGGAAGTTCTGTATGGATCACAGATGTTGGAACAG GGAAATATGGACACACAGTGAAACAGTATAGCCCTTTGGGTAAACTTATGCAGGTCTTGGGCACACCTGGTAATGCTGGTTCAAGTTTGATTCCCCTGCAATTTGATCAACCAGCAGATATCTTTGTGGATGAAACTGGAGAAATCTATGTTGTTGATGGAGACGGAGGAATGAACAACAGATTGCTCAAACTATCAGATG ACTACAAAGAGATATGGCTGACTGGAACAAATGGGAGCGGCATTGGTCAGTTCAAGATTCCTCACAGTGTAACAGTGGATGCTTATGGACGG gTATGGGTTGCAGACAGAGACAACAAGAGAATCCAAGTTTTTGATAAAGTCACAGGAGAATGGCTTGGGTCTTGGAATGGCTGTTTTTCAGAAGATGGACCCTACTCTGTCAG GTTTACGGCCGATTACAAATACCTGATTGTAGCTCAGATGAATATCAACCGGTTGGCAATCTTGGCAGCACCTCCAGTCGGCTCCATTGGGGACTGTGCCATAGTCCACAGTGTCCAGCTGGCTGATGAAACCAAACCACACCTTGTGGATGTAGACATGAGGAGTGGAGCAGTCTATGTTGCAGAGATTGGAGCCCAGCAAGTACAAAAATATGTCCCCTTAAGCTGA